The following proteins come from a genomic window of Streptomyces sp. GS7:
- a CDS encoding TetR/AcrR family transcriptional regulator, whose translation MPKRVDHEERRTEIAEALVRVAGRRGLHGVGMRDVAAEAGVSLRLVQYYFQTKEKLLLYGLEHLAAGFGARTAARVRAAGDDPGPRAVIEALLLESLPTDEESRTFHLVYTSYAVLSVTDEALAAQPFIANPDAAEDALAGLLRQAQEARLIASDIDTRTEAIGLLALSAGLGTGILVGQRSPESAVAVLRHHLDRIFRDGDIRSDAVAEGGTG comes from the coding sequence ATGCCGAAGCGTGTGGACCATGAGGAACGACGTACCGAGATCGCCGAGGCGCTCGTCCGGGTCGCCGGGCGACGCGGGCTGCACGGTGTCGGGATGCGCGACGTGGCCGCCGAGGCGGGCGTCTCCCTCCGGCTGGTGCAGTACTACTTCCAAACCAAGGAGAAGCTGCTCCTGTACGGACTGGAGCATCTGGCCGCCGGGTTCGGAGCCCGCACCGCCGCCCGGGTCCGGGCCGCCGGGGACGATCCCGGCCCGCGTGCGGTGATCGAGGCGCTGCTGCTGGAGTCGCTGCCCACCGACGAGGAGAGCCGGACCTTCCACCTCGTCTACACCTCGTACGCGGTGCTGTCCGTCACGGACGAGGCGCTCGCCGCCCAGCCCTTCATCGCGAACCCCGATGCCGCCGAGGACGCCCTGGCCGGCCTCCTCCGGCAGGCGCAGGAGGCCCGGCTCATCGCGTCCGACATCGACACGCGTACGGAGGCGATCGGCCTGCTCGCCCTCTCGGCCGGGTTGGGCACCGGCATCCTGGTCGGCCAGCGCAGCCCGGAGTCCGCGGTCGCGGTGCTGCGGCACCATCTGGACCGGATTTTCCGCGACGGCGATATTCGGTCAGATGCCGTC